A genomic region of Seriola aureovittata isolate HTS-2021-v1 ecotype China chromosome 21, ASM2101889v1, whole genome shotgun sequence contains the following coding sequences:
- the mrtfba gene encoding myocardin-related transcription factor B isoform X3, which produces MDPQVSQWQLGAEGECGMSSLLVPSPQSEAVTHEMEELSLQPTQSLPPLSERKNVLQLRLQQRRTREQLVDQGIMPPLKSPAAFHGQIRSLERARTENFLKHKIRSRPERAELVRMHILQETGAEPSLQATQMKLKRARLADNLNEKIAQRPGPMELVEKNILPVDSSLKQAIIGETHGSRDIMGQVNYPKVLDEDSCDALSPEQPASQESQSSVPSPGESKAPETPSPVPVPAPAPLSSPMLQAFPVATQAGQDFVKVISTNELPACRPAVIPAPSKPGPTLVKQSQQKTPSEKSRSKKGKEPKPRVKKLKYHQYVPPDQKQEASEAPMDSSYARLLQQQQLFLQLQILSQQQQHYNYQTILPAPLKSVAEGQGSTASSLPTSIVVSLPTAPPPPPLPPAPARLNNSLSNRKPGVLPANLEEMKVAELKLELKLRSLPVSGTKTDLIERLKPFQDNPTTSAPVTIPLATTTSIPMEVTTTTTTTPAALVLPVQQVTPESMSSTPPVSPIPNDPCTLQQDGGMSEAPEVQMVSSGSAGPRSSPLSPFQVPEEKDRRLHEKERQIEELMRKLEHEQRLVEELKMQLEVEKRGQGCTADSLSVSPKLTSIPAMNPVPTVLNSNVVKMEGAVLSNCSSTAATIPNSVLGSRALTSPLPTVVKLEDVTVSAGKPIQLQTQTQLLTQIQPQAQPQVTTSPQLLPQSQRSPKLQTQAQSQPAAPSLQQFFISHSGGVSQVLGQPQTLLTTTGQAGTQILLPVSLPNSATAIQLPSTAVSLQTLTLCNNTTGLENHTRPEMNRQCFLRSSPETRVSPQASPNHHMSNGPLNKSPSPQPTFILQPTSLITQPPKTREPPRYEDAVKQSRNMHINNVSQVPTATSQQMDDLFDILIESGEITPFIQQDPPVSLNKTHPVTANITTLPVNTALCRPPPQIHLAPPPTLSPVIDPSLSSLSSLATDNQLEAFLEGTLAGTSPVSDPRTQGLMEELQAQLMDQQPYSPMDTSDLSFCDSSSPPSSLNMGLSDPALDNMEWLDLTMPPGPAGALTPLGIPTDFLDTHDLQLHWD; this is translated from the exons ATGGATCCCCAGGTTTCGCAGTGGCAACTCGGAGCAGAGGGGGAATGTGGGATGTCAAGTCTGCTAGTGCCGAGTCCCCAGAGCGAGGCGGTGACCCATGAGATGGAGGAGCTGTCGCTGCAGCCCACACAGAGCCTGCCTCCGCTCAGTGAACGCAAAAATG TCCTGCAGTTGAGGCTTCAGCAAAGGCGAACCCGGGAGCAGCTGGTGGACCAAGGCATCATGCCAC CTCTCAAGAGCCCAGCGGCGTTCCACGGGCAGATTCGCAGCTTGGAGAGAGCGAGG actgagAATTTCCTGAAGCACAAGATCCGCAGTCGTccagagagagcagagctggTCAGGATGCACATCCTGCAAG AGACCGGAGCAGAGCCCTCACTACAGGCCACCCAGATGAAGCTGAAGAGGGCGCGGCTGGCCGACAACCTGAATGAGAAGATCGCCCAGCGACCTGGCCCGAtggagctggtggagaagaACATCCTGCCGGTCGATTCCAGCCTTAAACAGGCCATCATCGGTGAGACGCATGGCAGCAGAGATATTA TGGGCCAGGTGAATTATCCCAAGGTGCTGGACGAAGACAGCTGTGATGCCCTGTCCCCGGAGCAGCCGGCCAGCCAGGAGTCTCAGAGCTCTGTCCCCTCACCAGGCGAGAGCAAAGCACCGGAGACGCCCTCTCCGGTTCCagttccagctccagctccactATCGAGCCCCATGCTGCAG gCGTTCCCTGTTGCTACACAAGCAGGACAGGACTTTGTGAAAGTGATCTCTACCAATGAGCTTCCCGCCTGCCGCCCGGCTGTCATTCCTGCTCCCTCCAAACCCGGCCCAACACTGGTGAAA CAAAGCCAGCAGAAGACGCCCTCGGAGAAGAGTCGCAGTAAGAAGGGCAAAGAACCGAAGCCCAGGGTGAAAAAGCTCAAATACCACCAGTATGTTCCTCCAGACCAGAAACAGGAGGCCAGTGAAGCACCCATGGACTCCTCTTATGCCCGACtattgcagcagcagcagctgttcctCCAGCTGCAGATCCTCAgccagcaacagcagcactaCAACTACCAGACCATATTACCAGCTCCACTCAA ATCTGTGGCAGAGGGTCAGGGCAGCACCGCCAGCAGCCTGCCAACCTCCATCGTGGTGTCTCTGCCCACcgcccctccacctcctcctctgcctccagctCCGGCTCGGCTGAACAACTCGCTGTCTAACCGCAAGCCAGGAGTCTTGCCTGCCAACCTGGAGGAGATGAAG GTGGCGGAGCTGAAACTGGAGCTAAAGCTGCGCAGCCTCCCTGTGTCAGGAACCAAGACTGATCTGATAGAGAGGCTGAAGCCTTTCCAGGACAATCCCACCACCTCTGCTCCTGTCACCATTCCTCTTGCCACTACCACCTCCATCCCCATGGAggtcaccaccaccactaccaccacccccGCTGCCCTAGTCCTCCCAGTCCAGCAGGTGACTCCAGAGAGCATGAGCTCCACGCCACCGGTCTCGCCCATCCCCAATGATCCCTGCACCCTTCAGCAGGATGGAGGCATGTCTGAGGCTCCTGAAGTACAAATGGTGAGCTCCGGCTCGGCAGGTCCGCGGTCCTCCCCTCTCTCGCCTTTTCAAGTCCCAGAGGAAAAGGACAGGAGGCTCCACGAGAAGGAGCGGCAGATAGAGGAGCTGATGAGGAAGCTGGAGCACGAGCAGAGGctggtggaggagctgaagatgcagctggaggtggagaagaGAGGCCAGGGCTGCACTGccgactctctctctgtatctcccAAACTCACCTCTATACCTGCCATGAATCCCGTTCCTACTGTTCTGAATTCAAATGTAGTAAAAATGGAGGGTGCAGTCCTGTCAAACTGTTCATCCACCGCTGCTACCATCCCAAACTCTGTCCTGGGCTCCCGGGCTCTCACCAGCCCCCTACCAACCGTGGTGAAGTTGGAGGACGTGACTGTTTCTGCTGGCAAGCCGATCCAGCTCCAGACCCAAACCCAGCTCCTCACCCAGATCCAGCCCCAAGCCCAGCCCCAAGTCACCACCAGCCCGCAGCTTCTCCCCCAGTCACAGAGAAGTCCCAAACTTCAGACCCAGGCCCAGTCCCAACCTGCAGCCCCCAGCCTGCAGCAGTTCTTTATCAGCCACTCAGGTGGAGTCTCCCAAGTTCTGGGTCAGCCTCAGACTCTGCTGACCACGACTGGCCAGGCTGGGACTCAGATCCTCCTCCCAGTCTCGCTGCCCAACAGCGCTACTGCAATCCAGCTGCCAAGCACCGCTGTCAGCCTGCAG ACTCTGACATTGTGCAATAATACCACTGGTCTGGAAAACCACACTAGACCTGAGATGAATCGCCAGTGTTTCCTCAGAAGCTCCCCAGAGACCAGGGTCTCTCCACAGGCTTCACCCAACCACCACATGTCCAACGGACCCCTTAATAAG TCCCCTTCTCCCCAGCCCACCTTCATCCTGCAGCCCACCTCTCTTATTACGCAGCCTCCCAAAACAAGAGAGCCTCCCCGCTATGAGGACGCCGTCAAACAGAGCCGCAACATGCACATCAACAATGTTTCACAG GTTCCCACGGCAACCAGCCAGCAAATGGATGACTTGTTCGACATCCTCATAGAGAGTGGAG AAATCACACCATTTATCCAGCAGGACCCCCCCGTGTCTCTCAATAAGACCCACCCGGTCACAGCCAATATCACCACCCTGCCCGTCAACACTGCCCTCTGCAGACCGCCTCCACAGATCCATTTGGCCCCCCCGCCCACCCTGAGCCCGGTCATCGACCCCAGCCTGTccagcctctcctctctggcCACAGACAATCAGCTGGAGGCTTTTTTGGAGGGGACACTGGCTGGGACATCACCAGTCTCAGACCCGCGCACACAGGGCCtgatggaggagctgcaggccCAGCTGATGGACCAGCAGCCCTACTCACCCATGGACACATCAGACCTGTCCTTCTGCgactcctcctcacctccctcctcacTGAACATGGGTCTGTCTGACCCGGCACTGGACAATATGGAGTGGCTGGACCTCACCATGCCCCCGGGGCCCGCTGGGGCGCTCACACCACTGGGGATCCCCACAGATTTCCTGGATACACACGACCTGCAGCTGCACTGGGACTGA
- the mrtfba gene encoding myocardin-related transcription factor B isoform X2, whose amino-acid sequence MDPQVSQWQLGAEGECGMSSLLVPSPQSEAVTHEMEELSLQPTQSLPPLSERKNVLQLRLQQRRTREQLVDQGIMPPLKSPAAFHGQIRSLERARTENFLKHKIRSRPERAELVRMHILQETGAEPSLQATQMKLKRARLADNLNEKIAQRPGPMELVEKNILPVDSSLKQAIIVGQVNYPKVLDEDSCDALSPEQPASQESQSSVPSPGESKAPETPSPVPVPAPAPLSSPMLQAFPVATQAGQDFVKVISTNELPACRPAVIPAPSKPGPTLVKQSQQKTPSEKSRSKKGKEPKPRVKKLKYHQYVPPDQKQEASEAPMDSSYARLLQQQQLFLQLQILSQQQQHYNYQTILPAPLKSVAEGQGSTASSLPTSIVVSLPTAPPPPPLPPAPARLNNSLSNRKPGVLPANLEEMKVAELKLELKLRSLPVSGTKTDLIERLKPFQDNPTTSAPVTIPLATTTSIPMEVTTTTTTTPAALVLPVQQVTPESMSSTPPVSPIPNDPCTLQQDGGMSEAPEVQMVSSGSAGPRSSPLSPFQVPEEKDRRLHEKERQIEELMRKLEHEQRLVEELKMQLEVEKRGQGCTADSLSVSPKLTSIPAMNPVPTVLNSNVVKMEGAVLSNCSSTAATIPNSVLGSRALTSPLPTVVKLEDVTVSAGKPIQLQTQTQLLTQIQPQAQPQVTTSPQLLPQSQRSPKLQTQAQSQPAAPSLQQFFISHSGGVSQVLGQPQTLLTTTGQAGTQILLPVSLPNSATAIQLPSTAVSLQPVLQATVSNPGLSVPQLQSTKMETAPSQQLANHNPLLQTLTLCNNTTGLENHTRPEMNRQCFLRSSPETRVSPQASPNHHMSNGPLNKSPSPQPTFILQPTSLITQPPKTREPPRYEDAVKQSRNMHINNVSQVPTATSQQMDDLFDILIESGEITPFIQQDPPVSLNKTHPVTANITTLPVNTALCRPPPQIHLAPPPTLSPVIDPSLSSLSSLATDNQLEAFLEGTLAGTSPVSDPRTQGLMEELQAQLMDQQPYSPMDTSDLSFCDSSSPPSSLNMGLSDPALDNMEWLDLTMPPGPAGALTPLGIPTDFLDTHDLQLHWD is encoded by the exons ATGGATCCCCAGGTTTCGCAGTGGCAACTCGGAGCAGAGGGGGAATGTGGGATGTCAAGTCTGCTAGTGCCGAGTCCCCAGAGCGAGGCGGTGACCCATGAGATGGAGGAGCTGTCGCTGCAGCCCACACAGAGCCTGCCTCCGCTCAGTGAACGCAAAAATG TCCTGCAGTTGAGGCTTCAGCAAAGGCGAACCCGGGAGCAGCTGGTGGACCAAGGCATCATGCCAC CTCTCAAGAGCCCAGCGGCGTTCCACGGGCAGATTCGCAGCTTGGAGAGAGCGAGG actgagAATTTCCTGAAGCACAAGATCCGCAGTCGTccagagagagcagagctggTCAGGATGCACATCCTGCAAG AGACCGGAGCAGAGCCCTCACTACAGGCCACCCAGATGAAGCTGAAGAGGGCGCGGCTGGCCGACAACCTGAATGAGAAGATCGCCCAGCGACCTGGCCCGAtggagctggtggagaagaACATCCTGCCGGTCGATTCCAGCCTTAAACAGGCCATCATCG TGGGCCAGGTGAATTATCCCAAGGTGCTGGACGAAGACAGCTGTGATGCCCTGTCCCCGGAGCAGCCGGCCAGCCAGGAGTCTCAGAGCTCTGTCCCCTCACCAGGCGAGAGCAAAGCACCGGAGACGCCCTCTCCGGTTCCagttccagctccagctccactATCGAGCCCCATGCTGCAG gCGTTCCCTGTTGCTACACAAGCAGGACAGGACTTTGTGAAAGTGATCTCTACCAATGAGCTTCCCGCCTGCCGCCCGGCTGTCATTCCTGCTCCCTCCAAACCCGGCCCAACACTGGTGAAA CAAAGCCAGCAGAAGACGCCCTCGGAGAAGAGTCGCAGTAAGAAGGGCAAAGAACCGAAGCCCAGGGTGAAAAAGCTCAAATACCACCAGTATGTTCCTCCAGACCAGAAACAGGAGGCCAGTGAAGCACCCATGGACTCCTCTTATGCCCGACtattgcagcagcagcagctgttcctCCAGCTGCAGATCCTCAgccagcaacagcagcactaCAACTACCAGACCATATTACCAGCTCCACTCAA ATCTGTGGCAGAGGGTCAGGGCAGCACCGCCAGCAGCCTGCCAACCTCCATCGTGGTGTCTCTGCCCACcgcccctccacctcctcctctgcctccagctCCGGCTCGGCTGAACAACTCGCTGTCTAACCGCAAGCCAGGAGTCTTGCCTGCCAACCTGGAGGAGATGAAG GTGGCGGAGCTGAAACTGGAGCTAAAGCTGCGCAGCCTCCCTGTGTCAGGAACCAAGACTGATCTGATAGAGAGGCTGAAGCCTTTCCAGGACAATCCCACCACCTCTGCTCCTGTCACCATTCCTCTTGCCACTACCACCTCCATCCCCATGGAggtcaccaccaccactaccaccacccccGCTGCCCTAGTCCTCCCAGTCCAGCAGGTGACTCCAGAGAGCATGAGCTCCACGCCACCGGTCTCGCCCATCCCCAATGATCCCTGCACCCTTCAGCAGGATGGAGGCATGTCTGAGGCTCCTGAAGTACAAATGGTGAGCTCCGGCTCGGCAGGTCCGCGGTCCTCCCCTCTCTCGCCTTTTCAAGTCCCAGAGGAAAAGGACAGGAGGCTCCACGAGAAGGAGCGGCAGATAGAGGAGCTGATGAGGAAGCTGGAGCACGAGCAGAGGctggtggaggagctgaagatgcagctggaggtggagaagaGAGGCCAGGGCTGCACTGccgactctctctctgtatctcccAAACTCACCTCTATACCTGCCATGAATCCCGTTCCTACTGTTCTGAATTCAAATGTAGTAAAAATGGAGGGTGCAGTCCTGTCAAACTGTTCATCCACCGCTGCTACCATCCCAAACTCTGTCCTGGGCTCCCGGGCTCTCACCAGCCCCCTACCAACCGTGGTGAAGTTGGAGGACGTGACTGTTTCTGCTGGCAAGCCGATCCAGCTCCAGACCCAAACCCAGCTCCTCACCCAGATCCAGCCCCAAGCCCAGCCCCAAGTCACCACCAGCCCGCAGCTTCTCCCCCAGTCACAGAGAAGTCCCAAACTTCAGACCCAGGCCCAGTCCCAACCTGCAGCCCCCAGCCTGCAGCAGTTCTTTATCAGCCACTCAGGTGGAGTCTCCCAAGTTCTGGGTCAGCCTCAGACTCTGCTGACCACGACTGGCCAGGCTGGGACTCAGATCCTCCTCCCAGTCTCGCTGCCCAACAGCGCTACTGCAATCCAGCTGCCAAGCACCGCTGTCAGCCTGCAG CCTGTTCTCCAGGCCACAGTCTCAAATCCAGGCCTGTCAGTTCCTCAGCTGCAGAGCACTAAGATGGAGACGGCACCCAGTCAGCAGTTAGCCAACCACAACCCATTGCTACAG ACTCTGACATTGTGCAATAATACCACTGGTCTGGAAAACCACACTAGACCTGAGATGAATCGCCAGTGTTTCCTCAGAAGCTCCCCAGAGACCAGGGTCTCTCCACAGGCTTCACCCAACCACCACATGTCCAACGGACCCCTTAATAAG TCCCCTTCTCCCCAGCCCACCTTCATCCTGCAGCCCACCTCTCTTATTACGCAGCCTCCCAAAACAAGAGAGCCTCCCCGCTATGAGGACGCCGTCAAACAGAGCCGCAACATGCACATCAACAATGTTTCACAG GTTCCCACGGCAACCAGCCAGCAAATGGATGACTTGTTCGACATCCTCATAGAGAGTGGAG AAATCACACCATTTATCCAGCAGGACCCCCCCGTGTCTCTCAATAAGACCCACCCGGTCACAGCCAATATCACCACCCTGCCCGTCAACACTGCCCTCTGCAGACCGCCTCCACAGATCCATTTGGCCCCCCCGCCCACCCTGAGCCCGGTCATCGACCCCAGCCTGTccagcctctcctctctggcCACAGACAATCAGCTGGAGGCTTTTTTGGAGGGGACACTGGCTGGGACATCACCAGTCTCAGACCCGCGCACACAGGGCCtgatggaggagctgcaggccCAGCTGATGGACCAGCAGCCCTACTCACCCATGGACACATCAGACCTGTCCTTCTGCgactcctcctcacctccctcctcacTGAACATGGGTCTGTCTGACCCGGCACTGGACAATATGGAGTGGCTGGACCTCACCATGCCCCCGGGGCCCGCTGGGGCGCTCACACCACTGGGGATCCCCACAGATTTCCTGGATACACACGACCTGCAGCTGCACTGGGACTGA
- the mrtfba gene encoding myocardin-related transcription factor B isoform X1 encodes MDPQVSQWQLGAEGECGMSSLLVPSPQSEAVTHEMEELSLQPTQSLPPLSERKNVLQLRLQQRRTREQLVDQGIMPPLKSPAAFHGQIRSLERARTENFLKHKIRSRPERAELVRMHILQETGAEPSLQATQMKLKRARLADNLNEKIAQRPGPMELVEKNILPVDSSLKQAIIGETHGSRDIMGQVNYPKVLDEDSCDALSPEQPASQESQSSVPSPGESKAPETPSPVPVPAPAPLSSPMLQAFPVATQAGQDFVKVISTNELPACRPAVIPAPSKPGPTLVKQSQQKTPSEKSRSKKGKEPKPRVKKLKYHQYVPPDQKQEASEAPMDSSYARLLQQQQLFLQLQILSQQQQHYNYQTILPAPLKSVAEGQGSTASSLPTSIVVSLPTAPPPPPLPPAPARLNNSLSNRKPGVLPANLEEMKVAELKLELKLRSLPVSGTKTDLIERLKPFQDNPTTSAPVTIPLATTTSIPMEVTTTTTTTPAALVLPVQQVTPESMSSTPPVSPIPNDPCTLQQDGGMSEAPEVQMVSSGSAGPRSSPLSPFQVPEEKDRRLHEKERQIEELMRKLEHEQRLVEELKMQLEVEKRGQGCTADSLSVSPKLTSIPAMNPVPTVLNSNVVKMEGAVLSNCSSTAATIPNSVLGSRALTSPLPTVVKLEDVTVSAGKPIQLQTQTQLLTQIQPQAQPQVTTSPQLLPQSQRSPKLQTQAQSQPAAPSLQQFFISHSGGVSQVLGQPQTLLTTTGQAGTQILLPVSLPNSATAIQLPSTAVSLQPVLQATVSNPGLSVPQLQSTKMETAPSQQLANHNPLLQTLTLCNNTTGLENHTRPEMNRQCFLRSSPETRVSPQASPNHHMSNGPLNKSPSPQPTFILQPTSLITQPPKTREPPRYEDAVKQSRNMHINNVSQVPTATSQQMDDLFDILIESGEITPFIQQDPPVSLNKTHPVTANITTLPVNTALCRPPPQIHLAPPPTLSPVIDPSLSSLSSLATDNQLEAFLEGTLAGTSPVSDPRTQGLMEELQAQLMDQQPYSPMDTSDLSFCDSSSPPSSLNMGLSDPALDNMEWLDLTMPPGPAGALTPLGIPTDFLDTHDLQLHWD; translated from the exons ATGGATCCCCAGGTTTCGCAGTGGCAACTCGGAGCAGAGGGGGAATGTGGGATGTCAAGTCTGCTAGTGCCGAGTCCCCAGAGCGAGGCGGTGACCCATGAGATGGAGGAGCTGTCGCTGCAGCCCACACAGAGCCTGCCTCCGCTCAGTGAACGCAAAAATG TCCTGCAGTTGAGGCTTCAGCAAAGGCGAACCCGGGAGCAGCTGGTGGACCAAGGCATCATGCCAC CTCTCAAGAGCCCAGCGGCGTTCCACGGGCAGATTCGCAGCTTGGAGAGAGCGAGG actgagAATTTCCTGAAGCACAAGATCCGCAGTCGTccagagagagcagagctggTCAGGATGCACATCCTGCAAG AGACCGGAGCAGAGCCCTCACTACAGGCCACCCAGATGAAGCTGAAGAGGGCGCGGCTGGCCGACAACCTGAATGAGAAGATCGCCCAGCGACCTGGCCCGAtggagctggtggagaagaACATCCTGCCGGTCGATTCCAGCCTTAAACAGGCCATCATCGGTGAGACGCATGGCAGCAGAGATATTA TGGGCCAGGTGAATTATCCCAAGGTGCTGGACGAAGACAGCTGTGATGCCCTGTCCCCGGAGCAGCCGGCCAGCCAGGAGTCTCAGAGCTCTGTCCCCTCACCAGGCGAGAGCAAAGCACCGGAGACGCCCTCTCCGGTTCCagttccagctccagctccactATCGAGCCCCATGCTGCAG gCGTTCCCTGTTGCTACACAAGCAGGACAGGACTTTGTGAAAGTGATCTCTACCAATGAGCTTCCCGCCTGCCGCCCGGCTGTCATTCCTGCTCCCTCCAAACCCGGCCCAACACTGGTGAAA CAAAGCCAGCAGAAGACGCCCTCGGAGAAGAGTCGCAGTAAGAAGGGCAAAGAACCGAAGCCCAGGGTGAAAAAGCTCAAATACCACCAGTATGTTCCTCCAGACCAGAAACAGGAGGCCAGTGAAGCACCCATGGACTCCTCTTATGCCCGACtattgcagcagcagcagctgttcctCCAGCTGCAGATCCTCAgccagcaacagcagcactaCAACTACCAGACCATATTACCAGCTCCACTCAA ATCTGTGGCAGAGGGTCAGGGCAGCACCGCCAGCAGCCTGCCAACCTCCATCGTGGTGTCTCTGCCCACcgcccctccacctcctcctctgcctccagctCCGGCTCGGCTGAACAACTCGCTGTCTAACCGCAAGCCAGGAGTCTTGCCTGCCAACCTGGAGGAGATGAAG GTGGCGGAGCTGAAACTGGAGCTAAAGCTGCGCAGCCTCCCTGTGTCAGGAACCAAGACTGATCTGATAGAGAGGCTGAAGCCTTTCCAGGACAATCCCACCACCTCTGCTCCTGTCACCATTCCTCTTGCCACTACCACCTCCATCCCCATGGAggtcaccaccaccactaccaccacccccGCTGCCCTAGTCCTCCCAGTCCAGCAGGTGACTCCAGAGAGCATGAGCTCCACGCCACCGGTCTCGCCCATCCCCAATGATCCCTGCACCCTTCAGCAGGATGGAGGCATGTCTGAGGCTCCTGAAGTACAAATGGTGAGCTCCGGCTCGGCAGGTCCGCGGTCCTCCCCTCTCTCGCCTTTTCAAGTCCCAGAGGAAAAGGACAGGAGGCTCCACGAGAAGGAGCGGCAGATAGAGGAGCTGATGAGGAAGCTGGAGCACGAGCAGAGGctggtggaggagctgaagatgcagctggaggtggagaagaGAGGCCAGGGCTGCACTGccgactctctctctgtatctcccAAACTCACCTCTATACCTGCCATGAATCCCGTTCCTACTGTTCTGAATTCAAATGTAGTAAAAATGGAGGGTGCAGTCCTGTCAAACTGTTCATCCACCGCTGCTACCATCCCAAACTCTGTCCTGGGCTCCCGGGCTCTCACCAGCCCCCTACCAACCGTGGTGAAGTTGGAGGACGTGACTGTTTCTGCTGGCAAGCCGATCCAGCTCCAGACCCAAACCCAGCTCCTCACCCAGATCCAGCCCCAAGCCCAGCCCCAAGTCACCACCAGCCCGCAGCTTCTCCCCCAGTCACAGAGAAGTCCCAAACTTCAGACCCAGGCCCAGTCCCAACCTGCAGCCCCCAGCCTGCAGCAGTTCTTTATCAGCCACTCAGGTGGAGTCTCCCAAGTTCTGGGTCAGCCTCAGACTCTGCTGACCACGACTGGCCAGGCTGGGACTCAGATCCTCCTCCCAGTCTCGCTGCCCAACAGCGCTACTGCAATCCAGCTGCCAAGCACCGCTGTCAGCCTGCAG CCTGTTCTCCAGGCCACAGTCTCAAATCCAGGCCTGTCAGTTCCTCAGCTGCAGAGCACTAAGATGGAGACGGCACCCAGTCAGCAGTTAGCCAACCACAACCCATTGCTACAG ACTCTGACATTGTGCAATAATACCACTGGTCTGGAAAACCACACTAGACCTGAGATGAATCGCCAGTGTTTCCTCAGAAGCTCCCCAGAGACCAGGGTCTCTCCACAGGCTTCACCCAACCACCACATGTCCAACGGACCCCTTAATAAG TCCCCTTCTCCCCAGCCCACCTTCATCCTGCAGCCCACCTCTCTTATTACGCAGCCTCCCAAAACAAGAGAGCCTCCCCGCTATGAGGACGCCGTCAAACAGAGCCGCAACATGCACATCAACAATGTTTCACAG GTTCCCACGGCAACCAGCCAGCAAATGGATGACTTGTTCGACATCCTCATAGAGAGTGGAG AAATCACACCATTTATCCAGCAGGACCCCCCCGTGTCTCTCAATAAGACCCACCCGGTCACAGCCAATATCACCACCCTGCCCGTCAACACTGCCCTCTGCAGACCGCCTCCACAGATCCATTTGGCCCCCCCGCCCACCCTGAGCCCGGTCATCGACCCCAGCCTGTccagcctctcctctctggcCACAGACAATCAGCTGGAGGCTTTTTTGGAGGGGACACTGGCTGGGACATCACCAGTCTCAGACCCGCGCACACAGGGCCtgatggaggagctgcaggccCAGCTGATGGACCAGCAGCCCTACTCACCCATGGACACATCAGACCTGTCCTTCTGCgactcctcctcacctccctcctcacTGAACATGGGTCTGTCTGACCCGGCACTGGACAATATGGAGTGGCTGGACCTCACCATGCCCCCGGGGCCCGCTGGGGCGCTCACACCACTGGGGATCCCCACAGATTTCCTGGATACACACGACCTGCAGCTGCACTGGGACTGA